Part of the Paenibacillus guangzhouensis genome is shown below.
TTTGCGCAAGAAAATTGAACCTGATCCAGCCAACCCAACGTATGTCATCACCGTTCGCGGTGTAGGCTACAAGTTCAATAGCGAAATATCATAAGTAAGGACAACAAAGACTATTTTAACTGAAGGATGGGGCAATAACATGTATTTAGCAAATCAATGGCAAGATTATGAACTAATCGATACGGGCGGCGGTGAGAAGCTGGAACGTTGGGGAGATATTATCCTGCGCCGTCCAGATCCACAGATCATTTGGCCTCTAGAACAAGAGACGAATGAATGGCGTCAAGTCCATGGCCACTATCACCGCAGTTCGTCAGGCGGCGGTCAGTGGGACTGGAAGAAGCAAATTCCTGAACGCTGGACCGTTCGTTACGGCGATCTTGCCTTTCATATCAAACCAACGAGCTTCAAGCACACTGGCCTGTTCCCAGAGCAAGCGGTGAACTGGAGCTGGATGATGGATAAAATCAAAAATGCTGGACGTCCGATCAAAGTCTTGAATCTATTCGCCTACACAGGCGGCGCGACCGTTGCATGTGCATCGGCAGGTGCTGAAGTATGTCACGTCGATGCAGCCAAAGGCATGGTGCAATGGGCCAAAGAAAACATACAGCTCTCTGGACTCGGTGAACGTCCTGTCCGTTTCATTACGGATGATGTCTTCAAATTCGTGCAGCGCGAAGAGCGCCGCGGCAATAAATATGATGCAAT
Proteins encoded:
- a CDS encoding class I SAM-dependent methyltransferase; this translates as MYLANQWQDYELIDTGGGEKLERWGDIILRRPDPQIIWPLEQETNEWRQVHGHYHRSSSGGGQWDWKKQIPERWTVRYGDLAFHIKPTSFKHTGLFPEQAVNWSWMMDKIKNAGRPIKVLNLFAYTGGATVACASAGAEVCHVDAAKGMVQWAKENIQLSGLGERPVRFITDDVFKFVQREERRGNKYDAIIMDPPSYGRGPNGEMWKLENNLYPFLQSCTRIMSDNPLFVLVNSYTTGLSPTVLHNLLSMTMKSRYGGTITSGEIGIPISRSGLTLPCGILGRWEA